A single window of Flavobacterium sp. 140616W15 DNA harbors:
- a CDS encoding single-stranded DNA-binding protein — MEITGRLTRDAVVAKTAKDRQVVNFCIAVNDTYKNKDRNEVKKIVTFIDCSYWLSAGIAQWLKKGTMVELFGRIGVNAYLSSEGKAIGSLTFHTNNIKILIFKSDTQPVQSGNFSAKKSKKEEPDDLPF, encoded by the coding sequence ATGGAAATTACAGGACGCTTAACCAGAGATGCTGTTGTTGCCAAAACAGCAAAAGACAGACAGGTTGTTAACTTCTGCATTGCAGTTAATGACACCTACAAAAACAAAGACAGGAATGAGGTAAAAAAAATAGTCACTTTTATTGACTGCTCGTACTGGCTCAGTGCAGGTATAGCCCAGTGGCTTAAAAAAGGCACAATGGTGGAACTATTCGGAAGAATCGGTGTGAACGCTTATCTCAGCAGTGAGGGTAAAGCAATAGGCAGTCTCACTTTTCACACCAATAATATTAAAATACTGATTTTCAAATCAGACACTCAGCCTGTTCAGTCGGGAAATTTTTCTGCCAAGAAAAGTAAAAAAGAAGAACCCGATGATCTGCCTTTTTAA
- a CDS encoding RadC family protein produces METSKTLQNWNQVAEIQLVYKTKVKASERPFINSSKTAYQLALQSWNPDTIEFFEQFKILLLNQSNKVLGIYEVSSGGISGTIVDLRLIFAAALKANAVSLIMIHNHPSGQIRPSEADKQITRKVKEAGSILNITLLDHLIITPETYYSFADEGAF; encoded by the coding sequence ATGGAAACTTCAAAGACACTTCAGAACTGGAATCAGGTAGCAGAAATTCAGTTGGTTTACAAAACAAAAGTGAAAGCATCAGAAAGACCTTTCATAAATTCTTCCAAAACGGCTTACCAGCTGGCGCTCCAGTCCTGGAATCCCGATACAATAGAATTTTTCGAGCAGTTTAAAATCCTTCTTCTCAATCAATCCAATAAGGTACTTGGAATCTATGAAGTTTCATCTGGAGGTATTTCCGGCACCATAGTTGACCTCAGACTGATTTTTGCAGCGGCACTTAAAGCTAATGCCGTATCGCTGATTATGATTCATAATCATCCTTCGGGACAAATCAGACCTTCCGAGGCTGATAAACAGATAACCAGAAAAGTCAAAGAGGCCGGTAGCATTCTCAATATTACACTGCTGGATCATCTCATCATTACCCCTGAAACCTACTATTCCTTTGCAGATGAAGGAGCTTTTTAG
- the cas9 gene encoding type II CRISPR RNA-guided endonuclease Cas9 (Cas9, originally named Csn1, is the large, multifunctional signature protein of type II CRISPR/Cas systems. It is well known even to general audiences because its RNA-guided endonuclease activity has made it a popular tool for custom editing of eukaryotic genomes.), with protein MKKILGLDLGTTSIGWAYIHEAENNDETSSIINSGVRIVPLTTDEEADFKKGNTISINADRTLKRGARRGLQRFKQRRDALLETFNKIKFISTGFVYAETGKETTFSSYQLRAKAAIEPVSKEELVQVLLMLNKKRGYKSSRKAKTAEEGDAIDGMKIAKEIFENNLTPGQWVYNSLSKGSRFIPDFYRSDLQKELDKIVRFQNQFYPEQLNNKLLEDIQGKSRTQTSQHFSRTLKIELAENKGTREETKLQHYKWRNDALTNELDLKILAFILTEINNQINQSSGYLGAISDRSKELYFNQQTVGQFQYKQLEKDPHAKLKNQVFYRQDYLDEFEKIWETQRQFHSELNDLLKTEVRDVTIFYQRKLKSQKHLVSFCEFEKGHKAIPKSSPLFQEFRVWQNLNNIVVKNETTKEPFVLDEDLKKILAQQLLFKDSITDSQLLSFCELKKGTHTANFKKIEGNRTNTEIYKAFEKILVLEGYDELDLTKLDAFEINKIIKSAFSDLEINTDILDFDTNIQGNDFDKQPYYQFWHLLFSAEDDDFLKKSLMSKFGFRENHIPFLLNVILQADYGSLSAKAIKKILPHLIDGHIYDKACTLVGYNHSSSLTAEQNNNRVIKDTLELLKKNSLRNPVVEKILNQMINVINAILKDPTLGKPDEIRVELARELKNNNEQRSEMTKAINKSTVEHEQIRKLLHHEFGIHRVTRNDVIRYKLWKECDGISLYTGKPIEPSKLFTKDYDIEHIIPKSRLFDDSFSNKTICERQLNIDKSNKTAYSFLQEKLSAEEFDQFEKRVKSLFGKISRTKQNKLLMADNEIPEGFIERQLRETQYIAKKAKEILLEVSRNVTSTIGSVTDKLREDWELVDVMKELNWDKYDKLGLTHIEEGKNGERLYKIKDWTKRNDHRHHAMDAITVAFTKPAYIQYLNNLNAKTQGDKKADSIFGIETKYLKRDKNNKLRFIEPMPNFREEAKKQLESILISYKAKNKVVTKNKNITKKGGGTNQKTQLTPRGQLHKETVYGKLQQYGTKEEKVGVNFTAELINKVAKKQYREALLNRLSENKNDPKKAFSGKNTLSKNPIYLDVNKTIELPEKVKLVWLESDYTIRKDITPDLKIDKVIDIGLKSILQSRLNEFGGDPKKAFINLDENPIWQNKEKGIAIKRVTISGVSNAQALHVKRDHFGTEILDDNGTSIPVDFVSTGNNHHVAIYRDAKGNLQEKIVSFYEAVTQISLGLSIIDKDYRKSEGWGFVFTLKQNEYFIFPSEGFNPQEIDLLNPSNYSLISPNLFRVQKLGTKDYNFRHHLETQLLDNSKLNNIAYKRIRSPKELSTIVKVRINHLGQFVQLGEY; from the coding sequence ATGAAAAAAATATTAGGATTAGATTTAGGGACAACTTCTATTGGTTGGGCATATATCCATGAAGCAGAAAATAATGATGAGACATCATCAATAATAAATTCAGGTGTACGTATTGTGCCTCTTACTACTGATGAAGAAGCCGACTTCAAAAAAGGAAATACTATTTCCATAAATGCAGACAGAACATTAAAGCGTGGAGCAAGACGAGGCCTGCAGCGTTTTAAACAAAGAAGAGATGCTTTATTAGAGACCTTCAATAAAATAAAATTTATTTCTACTGGTTTTGTTTATGCTGAAACAGGAAAAGAAACTACTTTCTCTTCATACCAATTAAGAGCTAAAGCAGCAATTGAACCAGTTTCTAAAGAAGAGCTAGTTCAAGTTTTATTGATGCTTAATAAAAAAAGAGGTTACAAAAGCAGCCGAAAAGCAAAGACTGCTGAAGAGGGAGATGCAATTGATGGAATGAAAATTGCCAAAGAAATTTTTGAAAATAATTTAACACCTGGACAATGGGTTTATAATTCATTATCAAAAGGAAGTAGATTTATTCCTGATTTCTATCGTTCAGATTTACAGAAGGAATTAGATAAAATTGTGCGTTTTCAAAATCAATTCTATCCAGAACAATTAAACAACAAACTTCTAGAAGATATTCAAGGAAAATCAAGAACACAAACTTCTCAACATTTTTCAAGAACATTAAAAATTGAACTTGCAGAAAACAAAGGAACCAGAGAAGAAACCAAATTACAGCATTATAAATGGAGAAATGATGCTTTGACAAACGAACTTGATTTAAAAATTTTAGCATTTATTCTTACTGAAATAAACAACCAAATTAATCAATCCAGTGGCTACCTTGGTGCAATTAGCGACAGAAGCAAAGAATTATATTTCAATCAACAAACTGTTGGTCAATTTCAATACAAGCAACTCGAGAAAGATCCACATGCCAAACTGAAAAATCAAGTATTCTATCGTCAGGATTATTTAGATGAGTTTGAAAAAATTTGGGAAACACAAAGGCAATTTCATAGCGAATTAAACGACCTGCTAAAAACAGAGGTTCGTGATGTCACAATTTTTTATCAACGAAAATTAAAGTCCCAGAAGCATCTTGTAAGTTTCTGCGAATTTGAAAAAGGACATAAAGCAATTCCGAAATCATCTCCTTTGTTTCAGGAATTTAGAGTTTGGCAGAACTTAAATAATATTGTTGTCAAAAATGAGACTACAAAAGAACCTTTTGTTTTGGATGAAGACCTAAAAAAAATTCTTGCACAACAATTATTGTTTAAGGACAGTATTACTGACTCTCAATTATTATCTTTTTGTGAGCTAAAAAAGGGGACTCATACTGCAAATTTCAAAAAAATTGAAGGAAACAGAACTAATACTGAGATTTATAAAGCTTTTGAAAAAATTCTGGTTTTAGAAGGCTATGATGAATTAGACCTTACTAAATTAGATGCTTTTGAAATAAATAAAATAATCAAATCTGCATTTTCTGATTTAGAAATTAATACTGATATTCTTGATTTCGATACAAATATTCAAGGGAATGATTTTGACAAACAGCCCTACTATCAGTTTTGGCATTTATTATTTTCTGCGGAAGATGATGATTTTTTAAAAAAAAGTCTGATGAGTAAATTTGGCTTTAGAGAAAATCACATTCCATTTCTTTTGAATGTAATCTTACAAGCTGATTATGGTAGTCTGAGCGCTAAAGCAATTAAAAAAATCCTCCCTCATTTAATTGACGGACATATTTATGACAAGGCATGTACATTAGTTGGCTATAATCATTCATCATCCCTAACAGCAGAACAAAATAATAATAGAGTTATCAAAGATACTTTGGAACTACTTAAAAAAAATAGCTTAAGGAACCCCGTTGTAGAAAAGATACTTAATCAAATGATTAACGTTATTAATGCTATTTTAAAGGACCCGACATTAGGAAAGCCAGATGAAATTCGTGTAGAATTAGCCCGTGAATTGAAAAACAATAATGAGCAACGCAGTGAAATGACAAAAGCTATTAATAAGAGTACTGTAGAACACGAGCAAATCAGGAAATTATTACATCACGAATTTGGAATTCATCGTGTAACCAGAAATGATGTTATACGCTATAAGCTTTGGAAAGAGTGCGACGGTATTTCTTTATACACAGGAAAACCAATAGAACCATCAAAATTGTTTACAAAAGATTACGACATTGAGCATATTATTCCAAAATCACGTTTATTTGACGATAGTTTTTCGAACAAAACCATTTGTGAACGTCAATTAAATATTGATAAAAGCAATAAAACAGCTTACTCTTTTTTACAAGAAAAATTATCTGCTGAAGAGTTTGATCAATTCGAAAAAAGAGTAAAAAGCTTGTTTGGAAAAATTAGCCGAACAAAACAGAACAAACTCTTAATGGCTGATAATGAAATTCCAGAAGGTTTTATTGAACGCCAATTAAGAGAAACACAATATATTGCAAAAAAAGCCAAAGAAATTTTACTGGAAGTTTCCAGAAATGTAACTTCAACTATTGGAAGTGTAACTGATAAACTTCGCGAAGATTGGGAACTGGTTGATGTGATGAAAGAACTCAATTGGGACAAATATGATAAATTAGGTTTAACTCATATAGAGGAAGGTAAGAACGGAGAGCGTTTGTACAAAATTAAAGATTGGACAAAACGAAATGACCATCGTCATCATGCGATGGATGCTATAACAGTTGCTTTTACAAAGCCAGCATACATTCAATATTTGAACAATTTAAATGCAAAAACGCAAGGCGATAAAAAAGCAGATTCTATTTTTGGAATTGAAACTAAATATTTAAAAAGAGATAAGAATAATAAGCTTCGATTCATCGAACCAATGCCTAACTTTAGGGAAGAAGCAAAAAAGCAACTCGAAAGCATATTAATATCCTACAAAGCAAAAAATAAAGTAGTTACCAAAAATAAGAATATAACTAAAAAAGGCGGAGGAACAAATCAGAAAACACAGCTCACTCCACGTGGACAATTGCATAAAGAAACAGTTTATGGTAAGTTACAACAATATGGTACAAAAGAAGAAAAAGTAGGTGTTAATTTTACAGCTGAATTAATTAATAAGGTTGCGAAAAAACAGTATAGAGAAGCTTTATTAAATCGTTTGTCAGAAAACAAAAATGATCCTAAAAAAGCTTTTTCAGGGAAAAATACATTATCTAAAAATCCAATATATCTAGATGTCAACAAAACTATTGAATTACCAGAAAAGGTAAAATTAGTTTGGCTAGAATCCGATTATACTATCAGAAAAGATATTACTCCAGATTTAAAAATTGATAAAGTAATAGATATTGGCTTAAAATCTATTCTTCAAAGCCGTTTAAATGAATTTGGTGGAGATCCTAAAAAAGCTTTTATCAATTTAGACGAAAATCCAATTTGGCAGAACAAAGAAAAAGGAATTGCCATAAAACGAGTAACCATTAGTGGAGTAAGTAATGCTCAGGCTTTACACGTTAAGAGAGATCACTTCGGGACTGAAATTTTAGATGATAACGGAACTTCGATTCCGGTTGATTTTGTTAGTACAGGTAATAATCATCATGTAGCTATTTACAGAGATGCAAAGGGAAATTTACAGGAAAAAATTGTTTCTTTCTATGAGGCCGTAACTCAAATTAGTTTAGGATTGTCAATTATTGATAAGGATTATAGAAAATCTGAAGGTTGGGGATTTGTATTCACATTGAAGCAAAATGAATATTTTATATTTCCTTCTGAAGGATTTAATCCACAAGAAATTGATCTTCTAAATCCTAGTAATTATTCTTTGATTAGTCCTAATCTGTTTAGGGTACAAAAATTAGGAACAAAAGATTATAATTTTAGACATCATTTAGAAACTCAATTATTGGACAATAGTAAATTGAATAACATCGCTTATAAAAGAATTAGAAGTCCAAAAGAATTATCAACTATCGTCAAGGTTAGGATTAATCATTTGGGTCAATTTGTGCAATTAGGAGAATATTAG
- a CDS encoding DUF6602 domain-containing protein → MTNEFFRLKTEELLNEILQVKTFIKKHNPTIGVLTEEILRRFLATYLHKGIAVEQGFVIDEKSNLSRQIDIIIYDNQLYSPLYRVNDIVVVPSKSVLAVIEVKTTVNSKTAFHEIIKYFASVSQILDYRTEKHLFIYNASSASKLDDYFHNYKHPGSYQKFDHDTFQNLPETITGIKSSYHLRKSGISFQRDAAGYMSYNYADKTNNDISSLELFFKNIHSKVFSYNLEKTHIDFREDRKFNITDESNLKSIIAIELFNL, encoded by the coding sequence ATGACTAACGAATTTTTTAGATTGAAAACCGAAGAACTGCTCAATGAGATCCTGCAGGTAAAAACTTTTATAAAGAAACATAATCCGACCATAGGAGTTCTGACTGAAGAAATATTAAGGCGCTTTCTTGCCACTTATCTTCATAAGGGGATTGCAGTCGAGCAGGGTTTCGTAATAGATGAAAAAAGCAATCTCTCAAGGCAAATCGATATCATCATCTACGATAATCAGTTGTATTCACCATTATACAGGGTAAATGATATAGTTGTTGTTCCCAGCAAATCTGTGTTGGCAGTAATAGAAGTAAAGACCACAGTAAACAGCAAAACAGCTTTTCATGAAATTATAAAATATTTTGCTTCTGTTTCCCAGATTCTTGATTACAGAACCGAGAAACATTTATTTATATACAATGCATCAAGCGCTTCCAAACTGGATGACTATTTCCACAATTATAAGCATCCGGGTAGCTATCAGAAATTTGATCATGATACTTTTCAAAATTTACCTGAGACAATTACGGGCATAAAATCCTCATATCATCTGAGAAAAAGCGGCATAAGTTTTCAGCGGGATGCTGCGGGATATATGTCTTATAATTACGCTGACAAAACAAATAATGATATCAGTTCGCTGGAGCTGTTCTTCAAGAATATACATAGCAAGGTATTCAGCTACAATTTAGAAAAGACCCACATAGATTTTCGAGAAGACAGGAAATTCAACATAACTGACGAGTCGAATCTAAAAAGTATTATTGCAATAGAATTATTTAACTTATAA
- a CDS encoding PcfJ domain-containing protein produces the protein MIPKTIIEKQITELSVSLKPVTEKMQGRAEKDIFLKWAVLSRGKFHCLECTCTWKPDAQKASCTNYINCTACRGKLKIQQYNQVHFKEIEYWAVLNICAGFQVVRIICSHKNMKKNFMPSYFHKEAMQHWINSKGEVRTLSLGTNVFSNTYDAWKYYSPLEIRPKNFEDSPKYRINPYKVYAGGQVLDVLKRNGFKGSFYTIAPQVLFTALLKDSHAETLLKTGQTDFLKHYLLSRAQYIRENWQAVKTCFKNNFKVSNFTLWEDYISLLRWFKMDLNIPQNVCPENLAEQHDRLVERKRRIQRRLKIKELRSEIQQAQMIYEEQKKQFFGLEFTEENLSISVMESVQDFLEEGDVLRHCVFTNEYYKKNNSLILSAKFENKPVETIEVALPSLEIVQCRGDKNKVSPHHKQILKLLNQNLYQIKKRIKKRIKNKKAVRAEI, from the coding sequence ATGATACCTAAAACCATCATCGAAAAGCAGATTACAGAACTGAGTGTCTCCCTTAAACCTGTAACGGAAAAAATGCAGGGGAGAGCGGAAAAAGACATTTTTCTTAAATGGGCTGTCCTGTCAAGGGGAAAATTTCATTGTTTGGAATGCACCTGCACTTGGAAGCCTGATGCGCAGAAAGCATCCTGCACAAATTATATAAACTGCACAGCTTGTAGGGGGAAACTCAAAATACAGCAGTACAATCAGGTGCATTTCAAAGAAATAGAGTACTGGGCAGTTTTGAATATATGCGCAGGATTTCAGGTGGTGCGTATTATCTGCTCGCATAAAAATATGAAAAAGAATTTTATGCCGTCTTACTTTCACAAAGAAGCCATGCAGCACTGGATAAATTCAAAAGGGGAGGTGCGTACACTCTCGCTCGGCACCAACGTTTTTTCAAATACCTATGATGCCTGGAAATATTACTCGCCCCTTGAAATCCGCCCCAAAAATTTTGAGGATTCTCCCAAATACCGCATTAATCCTTATAAGGTTTATGCAGGAGGGCAGGTGCTTGATGTCCTTAAAAGAAACGGTTTCAAAGGCAGTTTTTACACCATTGCACCGCAGGTGCTTTTTACGGCTCTTTTGAAAGATTCCCATGCCGAGACGCTCCTTAAAACGGGACAGACAGATTTTTTGAAGCATTATCTGCTGTCGCGCGCGCAGTATATCAGGGAAAACTGGCAGGCGGTTAAAACGTGTTTTAAAAACAATTTTAAGGTGTCAAATTTTACGCTTTGGGAAGATTACATCTCACTGCTGAGATGGTTTAAAATGGATTTGAATATTCCCCAGAATGTCTGTCCTGAAAACTTAGCTGAACAGCATGACAGGCTTGTCGAGCGCAAACGCAGAATTCAGAGACGTCTTAAAATAAAGGAACTCCGCTCGGAAATCCAGCAGGCGCAGATGATCTATGAGGAGCAGAAAAAACAGTTTTTCGGACTGGAGTTCACAGAGGAAAATCTCAGCATTAGTGTCATGGAAAGCGTGCAGGATTTTCTCGAAGAGGGCGACGTGCTCCGACACTGCGTATTTACCAACGAATACTATAAAAAGAATAACTCCCTTATTCTTTCAGCTAAATTTGAAAACAAGCCTGTAGAGACCATAGAGGTGGCACTCCCGTCACTTGAAATTGTGCAGTGCAGGGGAGACAAAAACAAGGTTTCCCCGCACCACAAACAGATTCTAAAACTTTTGAATCAGAACCTGTATCAGATTAAAAAGCGGATAAAAAAGCGGATAAAAAACAAAAAAGCAGTCCGAGCCGAAATTTAG
- the drmB gene encoding DUF1998 domain-containing protein translates to MAVKQYFENNQANESIGKFKLLSAYGGPGSIVHTQYGSIIISCIEEWGFLKRILDIQKDAVEIGKKDKEIKGYVEEQAKLASNGNIGLSNDTRLLNSLKDQKQISQLKYLVLIPNIELSDFSNKIKSDGQELAINSTFMPKVFFDRGKHYKTYKEWYKEWTLKNKGTDKYGKEFFPPKYISGNEIIDLTQDNIVLICDHGHISDFPWSKYLRWRTESPMEINSEKPIDLFNSQSCCGSDDATNAEIKITSSTANASGFDGKWLKCENCGRQTSLKGLMSVKIKCPGHKPWEAETSHDGNLKYYSGSPLSRNQMPPSEKCMSSKPMKVALTTGNNLYYSNMLTSIYMPDELFLNEVILRKKKLEKEKELAKDEDRIDDLIQIVSEIKLIENELVNQPNEEIPDLEKPILYRFEEFKALAGKNEEEINVDKENEHLKVKDVTENIKGSPLDKYFSRILRIDNMKITSAQLDFSRVVPVDSDSGSVVTKNIFSSKNLEKVEAYPVVENYGEGIFFSFKDEQLELFSNVVSSSIIEKLIKLDKNSDTFSEKAIKYGIQNNWQLYLVHSFSHLIMRELEFRCGYPTASLQERIYVSNNPKYKMYGCMIYTAEGAEGSMGGVIAQTRTNNLLNLITSALKRATVCNSDPLCWESDGQGLFDLNFASCFSCSLVSETSCEHRNIYLDRRILVDENNGFFKDIL, encoded by the coding sequence ATGGCAGTAAAACAATATTTCGAAAATAATCAGGCAAATGAGTCGATAGGAAAATTTAAACTTTTATCTGCTTATGGAGGCCCGGGCTCAATAGTGCATACTCAATATGGAAGCATCATTATTTCTTGTATCGAAGAGTGGGGCTTTCTCAAAAGAATACTAGACATACAGAAAGATGCGGTAGAAATCGGAAAAAAAGACAAGGAGATTAAAGGATATGTGGAAGAACAGGCCAAATTGGCAAGTAATGGAAATATTGGACTCTCTAATGACACCCGACTTTTAAATTCATTGAAAGACCAAAAACAAATATCTCAACTTAAATATTTGGTACTAATTCCTAATATTGAATTAAGTGATTTTTCAAATAAAATTAAGTCAGATGGTCAGGAATTAGCTATAAACAGCACATTTATGCCTAAAGTTTTTTTTGATAGAGGTAAGCATTACAAAACTTATAAAGAGTGGTATAAGGAGTGGACATTAAAAAATAAAGGGACTGACAAATATGGTAAGGAATTTTTTCCTCCTAAGTATATTTCGGGTAATGAGATAATTGATCTCACTCAGGACAATATAGTGCTAATATGTGATCATGGTCATATAAGTGATTTTCCTTGGTCCAAATATTTACGATGGAGGACTGAGTCCCCTATGGAGATTAATTCCGAAAAACCAATTGATTTGTTTAATTCTCAATCCTGTTGCGGCAGTGATGATGCAACTAATGCTGAAATTAAGATAACATCTAGCACTGCTAATGCATCTGGTTTTGATGGGAAATGGCTTAAATGTGAAAATTGCGGCAGACAGACGTCACTAAAAGGATTGATGAGTGTCAAAATTAAATGTCCCGGTCATAAACCATGGGAAGCTGAAACTTCACATGACGGAAACTTAAAATATTATTCAGGAAGTCCGCTTTCTAGAAATCAAATGCCTCCTTCTGAAAAATGCATGTCAAGCAAGCCAATGAAAGTTGCATTAACTACTGGAAACAATCTCTATTATTCAAACATGCTTACTAGTATTTATATGCCTGATGAATTGTTTCTAAATGAGGTTATACTAAGGAAAAAGAAACTTGAAAAAGAAAAAGAGTTGGCTAAGGATGAAGATAGAATTGATGATCTAATTCAAATTGTCAGTGAAATAAAATTAATTGAAAATGAATTAGTAAATCAGCCTAACGAAGAAATCCCAGATTTAGAAAAGCCTATTTTATACCGCTTCGAAGAATTTAAAGCATTAGCAGGGAAAAATGAAGAAGAGATTAATGTCGATAAAGAAAATGAGCATTTAAAAGTTAAAGATGTTACAGAGAACATTAAAGGTTCTCCGCTTGATAAATATTTTTCAAGAATTCTTAGAATTGATAATATGAAAATAACTTCTGCTCAACTTGATTTTTCCCGAGTAGTTCCGGTTGATTCTGATTCTGGCAGTGTAGTTACTAAAAATATCTTCAGCAGTAAAAATTTGGAAAAAGTGGAAGCCTATCCAGTTGTTGAAAATTATGGCGAAGGCATCTTCTTTTCTTTCAAAGATGAACAGTTGGAATTATTTTCTAATGTAGTTTCATCATCCATAATAGAAAAGCTCATAAAATTGGATAAAAACAGTGATACCTTTTCTGAAAAAGCCATAAAATATGGAATACAAAATAATTGGCAGCTGTATTTAGTTCATTCATTTTCTCATCTTATCATGAGGGAATTAGAATTTAGATGCGGTTATCCGACAGCATCCCTGCAAGAAAGGATTTACGTTTCGAATAATCCAAAATATAAAATGTATGGATGTATGATTTATACTGCTGAGGGTGCTGAAGGCAGCATGGGGGGAGTAATTGCTCAAACCAGAACAAATAACTTATTAAATCTAATTACAAGTGCCTTGAAAAGAGCTACTGTGTGTAATAGCGATCCTCTTTGTTGGGAATCAGACGGTCAGGGATTATTTGACTTAAATTTTGCTTCTTGCTTTTCTTGCAGTCTTGTTAGTGAGACATCTTGCGAACACAGAAATATTTATCTAGACAGGAGAATTTTGGTGGATGAAAATAATGGTTTTTTTAAAGATATATTATAA
- a CDS encoding HNH endonuclease, giving the protein MGKPQISEIKYIETYYFANMINNILRDPFSYIRPLNDFFGDENYRSFLSPFPKISALHSFIIFIIDSINYDDLSESENESFKRGRRKLWVEIAMGHYDFKFDSFDKWLKENKKIRAEIIDDDIADYFRYLSFYGPYEELLETMSDEIFFVLFLNRKTLQRFNELISHQIQEKTIEEIEMEDLSFFKKDGMLKRVSIPKWVMRAVIHRDRGMCVSCHKDLTGLISVGSINNFDHIIPLAIGGINDVTNIQLLCENCNKTKQAQNIPTSIKYERWY; this is encoded by the coding sequence ATGGGAAAACCGCAAATTTCAGAGATTAAATATATTGAGACCTATTATTTCGCCAATATGATTAATAATATACTGCGTGATCCCTTTTCCTATATCCGCCCGCTGAATGATTTTTTCGGCGATGAGAATTATAGAAGTTTTTTAAGTCCATTCCCAAAAATTTCAGCTCTCCATTCTTTTATCATATTCATAATCGACAGCATAAATTATGATGATTTATCAGAATCCGAAAATGAATCATTTAAAAGAGGAAGAAGAAAACTCTGGGTTGAAATTGCAATGGGACACTATGATTTCAAATTCGACAGTTTTGACAAGTGGCTGAAAGAAAATAAAAAGATAAGAGCTGAAATAATTGATGATGACATTGCGGACTATTTTAGATATTTAAGTTTTTACGGTCCCTATGAAGAGCTGCTGGAAACGATGTCGGATGAAATTTTTTTCGTCCTTTTCCTAAACAGGAAGACCCTGCAACGATTTAATGAATTGATTTCACATCAAATTCAAGAAAAAACAATTGAGGAAATTGAAATGGAAGACCTGTCTTTCTTTAAAAAAGACGGCATGCTGAAAAGAGTTTCGATACCAAAATGGGTAATGCGTGCAGTTATCCATAGAGATAGAGGCATGTGCGTAAGCTGTCATAAAGATTTAACAGGTCTTATCAGCGTAGGAAGCATAAATAATTTTGATCATATCATACCTCTAGCAATTGGAGGCATTAATGATGTTACCAACATTCAGCTCCTCTGCGAAAACTGCAATAAAACAAAACAGGCGCAAAATATACCTACTTCAATAAAATATGAAAGATGGTATTAG
- a CDS encoding Cas9 inhibitor AcrIIA9 family protein, with translation MKASDQFKTVIENYLSETAQSDTVFAQDFSKACKNLESCFNYIFAEVKKTGLCAFDNQEIFDMAVKYYTDDTIAEPQPIKCRVVVNQPEKPDLFTSSSEVPQNSIVLKTQVPAYKTAPKTLTLFDL, from the coding sequence ATGAAAGCTTCAGACCAATTTAAAACCGTTATAGAAAATTATCTGAGTGAAACTGCGCAGAGCGACACCGTCTTTGCGCAGGACTTCAGTAAAGCATGCAAAAACTTGGAAAGCTGTTTCAATTACATTTTTGCCGAGGTAAAAAAAACGGGACTGTGCGCCTTTGATAATCAGGAAATATTTGACATGGCTGTTAAATATTATACCGATGACACTATTGCCGAGCCTCAGCCTATAAAATGCAGGGTTGTGGTAAATCAGCCTGAAAAACCTGATTTGTTTACCTCCTCATCCGAAGTTCCTCAAAACAGCATCGTTTTAAAAACGCAAGTGCCTGCTTATAAAACCGCACCAAAAACCTTAACACTCTTTGACCTATGA